The Acinetobacter wuhouensis genome includes the window TCGGTGTGATTGAAGAGGGTGCGCAAAGTTTTTTTCGCACAGGGCAATTACATACAGCTCCTAAAGGTGACATTATTTTAGTCAATGCAGATGAAATTCATACAGGTTCATCTGCGGTTGAATCGGGTTGGAAATATCGTGCGATTTATCCAACACCTGAGATGTTATTGGATGCAGGACAAGATTTTTTCACTGTTAAAAATAGCGTGCCGTGGTTTCCTAGTGCAGTTGTGCATGATATTGGGCTTGCACAACAATTATCATTACTCTTTGATTTATTAGAACAAAAAGACAATGCCTTGTTAAAGGAAAGTATGTATTTATCCACATTGGCGCGATTGATTGGTCGTTATGGTCGTGCCAAATTAACCCAAGCAGAATTGCCTGAAGCGCAGCGTAAAGTTGAGTTGGTCAAAGATTTATTAAGCAGTTTTCCTGAACATGATTATTCACTGACGGATTTAGCTAATCATGTGGGGTTGAGTCCTTGGCATTTTTTACGTGAGTTCAAAAAATATACAGGTTTACCGCCGCACAGTTGGTTAGTACAAATTCGTTTACGTAAAGCGCAACAATTACTAAAACAGGGCATGAATATCGCAATGACTGCGCAAAATTGTGGATTTTCGGATCAAAGTCATTTTAATCGGCATTTTAAAAAAGCAATGGGTGTGACACCTACGCAGTATTTGAGTACTTTGAATTTATAATTTGCTTTGGCGCAATTTTTATTCTTGAAAATCCTAAATAGCAATTTTGTTCAAGTCATCAGCAAGTATTTCCAAGATACTCAAACTGTCTAGCGTTTGAGATTTTAGAAATGAGTAGTCCATCTGAACCTTGTTGTATTGAGGCGCAATCACAATCCATACTCAATAAGAAAGCATTTTTCCAAGGTGTATTTGATATTCTGCCTTTATCCATTGCAGTTTTGCCGTGGGGGATTTTAGCTGGGTCGATGGCGATCAATGCGGGATTGTCTTTTGCTCAGGCATTTGCCATGTCGGCTGTAGTCTTTGCGGGTGCAGCACAATTGGTGAGTTTGGGATTGGTGATGGCAGATGCTTCAGTATGGACGATTCTGATCACGATATTCTTTTTAACCAGTCAACATCTGATTTATGCGCTGAACTTTCGCAAAGATGTTGTACAGTTTCCCTTAAAACAGCGCTTGGGTATTGGATTTCTATTAACCGACGAATTATTTGCTGTTGGGATTGGTGAAAATAAGCAACGTACATTTGCTTATCTATTTGGTGCAGGTTTATGTTTTTATTTGGCTTGGTGCTTATTTAGTTTGTTGGGTATTTTACTAGCTCAATCCATCCCGAATTTAGAAAATTTACATTTAGATTTTTCGATTGTCGCTGTATTTATTCTGATTATTGTCCCAATGATCAAAAACAGAGCCACGCTAGTTGGTGTGATTTGCACTTTAATATTTGCCTGTATTTTTAAATATTTCCAATTTGAGGGTGGACTTGTGTTGTCAGGTATTCTCGGGATGTTGAGTGCAATGTATACGGCAAAAATTATCGGCACTGTAAATAAAGGAGCGCAAAAATGACGTGGACTTTATTGCTCAGTTTGGCGGTGATTGTATTTCTAAATCGTTATATTTTTCTTGAACCTAAATTTGCCTTCAAATTGCCTCAATTTATTGAACAGATGTTGCAGTATTCAGCACCGTGTTTACTGACTGCGATTTGCGCACCGATTGTATTTTTTAATGGTGATCAATTTCGTAGTTTGCCTTTAGATGCTTATTTTTTAACGGCAGTGATTTGTGTAATTTTGGCACTTATTTCTAAGAAAATTCTGGTGAATCTTGGGTTAAGTTTATTGTGTTTTTATGCTTTATTTTATCTATTAAATGGATAGAAAAGCAGGGAAATTTTGTTGAAAATTTCCCTTGTGCTTATTTTGCGTTAAACAGCCAGTTTTTGGCGTGTTTTCCATTTAGGTAGTACTTTAGCTAAATAGGCATCCATACACCATACAGGACCAATGAGGAGGAACTGGAGGTCTTTAAAGAAAGAAGGTTTCTTTCCTTCGACTTTATGACCATAAAATTGTCCAATCCAAGCCAGAACAAAAACGCCAATATAGAATCCTACGCCAACTGGAAGTAAGTAAATCACCCACGCCATAATAGCAACAAGTGCGACCATCGCAACGGCTAAAACGAGATCTAAGCGTGCATAAAATACTAAGGTCAGCACAATGATCAATGCCGTGAGTGTCGCGCTAAAGTGAGCCAAAATGCCAATGATGGCAAATAGAATTGCGGGAACACAAGCCCAGTGAATCATCTTATTGGTTTTGTTTTGATGGCTTTCGCTATATTCATCAAACCATTCAGTAATTGTTTTCATCGTTCTATCCTTGTGTAATCGTTTTTCTATCTTGTTTGAAAATATATACCAGAACCTAAATCTGGTCAAAATCTCAACTGACAATAAGTGCTGTATTTAAGGTCAATTAAATACTTTAATGCGTTGCTTGGTAGAAATTTAGAATCGGCGTTGCCAAAGCCTGATTCTGTAGTTTTAACGTCACTTGGATTTCTTGAAAATTAAAATCACCATCCGAATAATAATAGGCGATGCCATGTGTTTTATTCGGGTAGTTTGGAATTTGATAACTAAAATATGCTAAATTTTTTCGTGGTCGAACAATGGTGAGATATTTATGTGGGTCACAGACATATCCATATTCATTTTTGACACTTTCTTTGGTTAAATTCGGAAAATAAAGCGTTGCAGGACGCATACCACAGCCTGCACAAATTGAAGAATTATATACAGTGATGGCTTCATCTTGTTTTGGACTCATCAACATTGCAGATGCAACACCTGACGGCCCCATATCTGCGTTCATGATTTTCCAATCTTTAGGCGCTAATATTTCACCAATTCCCGGAAAATAAACAATTTTGAATTTAGATGAAAGTGAATCTGACAAATCAAAATTGAGCTTACAAGATTTAACTTTGCAATCGTCATAATCACGGTAGTACTTTTCATCATCAGAAAATGGATTCGCAATTGCGACACCGACTGCTGCGACTTTATTTCGTTTCAACTGCACCATTCCGATATTTTCAATTTTCATCGCATAGTGAATATTGGGTGAGGGATCATATTGCGGAAAAGTAGGTTTGAAAATTTCAGAACCTGCATGTGCGTATCCGATAGAAAGGAGTACGCACATGCTTGCAATCATGTGATTCGCTAAAGTTTTTCTTTTTATTATTTTCCGAAGCTTCATGTTGTGTTCTTCTTTGCGTTTTTACTGTTGAGTGGGTTGTGCTAAGGGGTAAATTTTCTGACCTTCTTTATAGGTTGCGACAATTTTAATGTCTTTGATTCGTTGAGATGGAACTTTCAGGGGATCTTGATCCAAAACCACTAAATCAGCCAATTTCCCTTGTTCTAACGTGCCTTTGGTTTTGTCCTCAAAATATTGGTATGCCGCCCAATCTGTGACCGTTTTTAAAGCAATATACGGGCTAACTTTTTGCTCTTCACCCAATACATCACCTGAGCGTGTGCTTCGATTGACTGTCGCATCTATCACCATCATGTTTTTCGGTGGAATGACAGGAGCATCATGATGTTCAGTAAAAATTATGCCACGTTTTAAAGCAGAGCCTGTTGGGGAAATACGATTCGCCCGTTCAGCACCTAACGTTTCATGTTTATGCCAATCTCCCCAGTAATATGTATGTAAGGAGAAGAAAGATGGAATTAGCCCTAAATCTTTTGCACGATCCAATTGGTCTTCACGCATGGTTTGCGCATGAATGATGACATTACGACGATCTTGTTTACCATATTGCGTATTTGCTGATTCAATCGTTTGAATATATTGGTCAATTGCTGCATCACCATTGGCATGCGCCAAAATTTGCCAATGATTTTGATAGGCTAAGTTAATGGCATCTTGCACAGTTTTGATATTTGGATAAGCAGGATAACCACGATAGTCCTTAGCTTTGCCTTCAGGTGGAATTAGATAGGGTTTTGTGAGCCATGCTGTTTTACCTTGTGGTGAACCATCTAGACTAATTTTCACTCCGCCAATTCGAAAATGGTTTTGGTAATTCAAGCTACTGCCATTTTTAAGCATATACGCTTTTTCATTCATAATGTCAGGATAGACCACGACATCTATCGGGAGTTGACCTATATTGGCAAAACTACGCCACATTTCAGAAGTTCCCGCATCTGCACGACCCTCTTGTACAGTGGTATATCCATTTTGAATATAGGTTTTTAAAGCAGTCTTCGCCATATTTTGCATGATTTCAGGGGGGACTTTGCTAAAAGCAAAGCCCATTGCAGAAAATACAGCGGATTCCTCTAGAACTCCATCGGGCACTTGGCTATTTTTTTTACGACGAATAATGCCACCATCAGGATTTGGCGTATCTTTATTTATTTTTAAAATTTCTAAGGCTTTATGGTTGACTGAAGCCAGATGCCCAGATTGATGCAAGATAATAATCGGTTGTGTGGTCGAGATTTTATCTAAATCATCCGCAGTGGGGTGGCGTTTCTCATCAATTTGAGCGTCATCATAACCATTGCCAATGATCCAACCTGAAGCGGCTTGAATAAATGCTGGGTTTTTTGCTTGCCAGTCTTTCATGGCTTGGATTAACGAAGCAATATTGGTCACTGTTCCATCTGGAGTAGGGTAGAGATTGGCAACCGTTTGTTGTAGACCTACACTATTTAAATGGCTATGTGCATCAATAAATCCAGGTAAAAGGGTATGTTGATTAAGATTGATTTCTTCAGTGTTGTTTTGTTTGAGCTGTTTTGCTTGTTTTAGACTTCCTGCATAAGTGATTTTTCCGTCACTGATTAAGAGCGCTTCCACATAGTGGGGAGACATTCCTTGCATGGTCAAAATCGAGCCACCATAAAAAAGTTTGCTCGATGTGTTTGGGGGGATCGTGACATTGGGCTGTGCATTATTTTGAGTTTGCGAGAAATGGGTACAGCCACTCAAAAGGCTAAAACTGCTTATGCAAATGATAGGTGCAATGAATTGACCGAGTTTGAATGAATTCCACTGAAACATAATGACTCACCCCTAACTTTTAGTATTGCTCTATTTGAATATATCTAACGACTTATCCTGATTAAACTAACAAACAATTCAATCCAAGTATAGGAAATTGGATTATTATTCACCTATTTTATTGTGTGAGGATGTAAGGTTTGCATCGTATGAATACGGCTTGAACTAAATCAACTTTTTTCTAAAAAGTAGCAAAGCCAGTAAACAAAGTGCCAAAGCGATGAACGATGGGCCATAGCCAATCGGGTTAGCCAGTAAACCGACGATGACCGCACCTGCGACAGCACCACCATAGTTGAAAATATTCACTCGTGCGATGACTTCATCTCGGCGATTTTCATCCAAGCGTCCTGCAGCAGAAAAAGTCAGTGGTACTAAAGCGCCTACAGCAACGCCTGCGAGTGCAAAGCCTAAAATTGCAAAGGTGAGAGAATGTCCAATTCCTGCGATTGCACAGCCTATCGCACCAATTAAAATCGTTGTGACAGCAAGCCATGCAGCATTTTTAAATTTTAAAATAAAATCTAAGCTTAACCGAGTAATGAGAATACCGATTTGGTAAGCCGCATAACCGAGTGGGGCAACTGTTGCTGAACTGGCCAATACATCTTTCAGGTAGATTGAACTCCAAGTGCTGATCGCAGAATCAACCGTAAATGCAATGAGTATGATTAGACCAAAAATCCATAACTGTTTTTGTGGAATAGGATTTTTGGTTTCTGAGATAACAGCAGAATTTTCTCTCTGTTGAAAAAGCCATTTTTTAGAACACAGTGCAGTCATGAGGGCAATAGTTACAGCAATGAATAATGCTGTGGTCGCGCCAAAGCTTGTCGACACTGTTGCAGACATGATCATGGCACCTAAAAAAGCGGCTGCGGTATAACAAGCAAAGAAACCGCCTAATGCACTTTTCCCAAGACGTTGCTCCATCATTACAGCTTGCATATTTAATGCAGCATCTAAACACCCGAGTCCAAGTCCGTACAGTAGAAAACTGGCAACCATGACCATAACACTTGAACTGAATGCCGCAACAGCAATTCCGATTGCTTCAAAAAGAAACGCAATGACAATGGCAAATCTTGAACCGAGTTTTACCGCAAGGCGATCTGCCAAAACAGAACCTAGTGCTGCTGCGATACAGACACCTAAAATAATGATTGAAAGTAGGTCTTCAGAAAGTTTAAAACGATTTTTAAATGTCGGGAGTGCGGTCATTACCGTGGCATATCCCAAACCTTGAGTGGCAAAGCCTAACGCGATCACTTTTCTTGTTTTTGCAAGTGTTGGATTTTTTCCGATAGAAACAGAGTGGTTTGAATCCATGTCTCGCTCACATTGTTATTTTCAGTTTTATTTTGATGGGTACGTCCTGTACATCTATTCTGATTTTAACTTGAATGAAGCGAAAGAAAAGGGGAATGTATGACACAGTTAAGGGGGCAAATCGGACATGCAAATATGTAAGGTAGATTTACGATGCTAAACGTAGATTTGGTGAAGCATTAAAAAAGCCACTTAAAAAGTGGCTTCGTTAAATGCATGCAGTCGTGATTTACGAGTTTGGACCATCAACGCGTTCAATGCTCACGCGTCCTGTTCCTGAATTTGTAATACCTAAACGTTTCGCAGCGCCATAAGAGAGGTCAAGTACACGGTTACCGTGGAATGGACCGCGGTCGTTTACTTTTACCACGACACTTTTACCATTGTCTTTATTCGTCACACGAATAAAACAGTTCAATGGCAGGCTACGATGTGCAGCAGTCAACTCATTCATGTCGAATGTTTCACCACTTGCTGTTTTACGACCGTGGAATTGACGACCGTACCAAGATGCAACACCAGTTTGGCTAAATTTGCGAACTGTGTTTGAAGCAACTTCATTAAGTTTATCAATTACTGAAGGCTCATCTTCAGGTACTTGAATTTTTGCTGCAATAGTTTGACGACGAACTTTGTCGGCAGAACGTTCAGTAATTGACAAACTGTTTAGGTTTGAAAAGTGCGAATTAAAATTCGTTGAGTCTTTGCTAATCACACGAGAAGCCAAGCTCGAACTTTCAGAATCATTGTTTAAATATGATGACTGAACCATTTCTGAGTTGACTTGCGTCATACTCAAACCCATGGTCAGGGCTATCATATATTTGAGTGAAGCATGCATCGTTTAACTCCTTGGAACCCCATGTTTAACTTTCTAAGTCGCTGAAAATTAACCATACGAGGTCTGTAAATTCACTTTTGCAACTGCATTTAACGAAAAGGATAATATTCAAGCTATCATAAAAGTGTCTAGTATTATTTAAATAATAGTTACAAAAAGGACAAATTCTTACAGGTTTTGATTAAAAAATAAACAATAATGTAACAAGATATTTAATTTGTATGAAATACACCCAATTTATTAAATATATTTCTTGACTTATTTGTTGTGTAGGAAATTACAAGCTCTAACGGCTTGTAATCTCAGTCCCTAAAAGCCATAACGCAGTTGCGTACATGCGACTTTTATTATAGGTGGTAATGACCTGAAAATTTGGATAAGTGATGTAGTAAATAGGTCCAAAATCATCTTGTAATTGAATAACATTGACCAAATCAAGATCATCAATTTTGACCGCAGGATTGAGCGGTGCGATGCCTAAATTTTTAATTGAGCCATAGGGAACAGGTTGAGTAAGATCTTTCGCGATAATTGATTCAGGATTGGTTCCTGTATAACGCGCTAAAAATGCAATCGGTTGATCGCGTTGCCAACCATTTTGTGCAAGGTAGTTTGCAATGGAACCAATTGCATCTACTGCTGAATTACGCAGGTCTACATGCCCATTGCCATCATAGTCCACACCAAACTTTGGAATATTACTTGGCATGAATTGTGGATAGCCAACAGCGCCTGCATAAGAACCTACAATCGAATTTGCTGGAACACCATCTTTATATGACCAAGCGATGAGTGCCGCCAGTTCATCTTGGAAGTATTGCGCACGACGTGGATAACCAAATCCGAGTGTTGCAAGTGCATCACGAGTGATGAATGAGCCTTTATTTGCCCCATATCCAGTTTCTACACCTAAAATCCCAAGAATGATCTCCTGAGGCACACCAAACTGCTGTTCTGCGCGATTTAGGGTATCTGCATATTGGTTTTGAAAACGTACGCCTTTTTGAATCGTACCTTCAGCTAAAAAGTTAGTTTTATATTGATACCAAGGTTTACTTTCACCTGGACGATCCATAATCTTAATAATATTGGGTAAGTTGCGAGAACCATTCATTGCCCAATCGACTTGTTCGTTGCTTAAACCATAGGTTTGCATGGTTTTTGCTTTAAAGTTGTTATATTCAGGGCTATTTGCAAAATCATTGGCTTGGCAAAAACTGGTCACTGAAAAAGCAGCTGCACAAAAAGATATATTTCTGACCTTTTGTAAAAACCCTAAATTAAACATAGGTTATATTTCCTAATTCTTTATGTTGAAAATGACTTTAAGTGAAAGTTACCGATGGTTGGGGCAACGAATATTAAGATTAACGATGTGTATGAATCGACATCACGATGCCAAAAGTCGCCATCAAGGTAATAATAGCAGTACCGCCATAACTCATAAATGGTAATGGCACACCGACAATAGGTAAGATACCACTGACCATGCCTGCATTTACAAATACATAAACAAAAAATGACAAAGCAAATGTG containing:
- a CDS encoding AraC family transcriptional regulator, with the protein product MLEWANYFHLKELGGLELLKAQYHQKQFSKHVHEGYCIGVIEEGAQSFFRTGQLHTAPKGDIILVNADEIHTGSSAVESGWKYRAIYPTPEMLLDAGQDFFTVKNSVPWFPSAVVHDIGLAQQLSLLFDLLEQKDNALLKESMYLSTLARLIGRYGRAKLTQAELPEAQRKVELVKDLLSSFPEHDYSLTDLANHVGLSPWHFLREFKKYTGLPPHSWLVQIRLRKAQQLLKQGMNIAMTAQNCGFSDQSHFNRHFKKAMGVTPTQYLSTLNL
- a CDS encoding AzlC family ABC transporter permease, whose translation is MSSPSEPCCIEAQSQSILNKKAFFQGVFDILPLSIAVLPWGILAGSMAINAGLSFAQAFAMSAVVFAGAAQLVSLGLVMADASVWTILITIFFLTSQHLIYALNFRKDVVQFPLKQRLGIGFLLTDELFAVGIGENKQRTFAYLFGAGLCFYLAWCLFSLLGILLAQSIPNLENLHLDFSIVAVFILIIVPMIKNRATLVGVICTLIFACIFKYFQFEGGLVLSGILGMLSAMYTAKIIGTVNKGAQK
- a CDS encoding AzlD domain-containing protein — protein: MTWTLLLSLAVIVFLNRYIFLEPKFAFKLPQFIEQMLQYSAPCLLTAICAPIVFFNGDQFRSLPLDAYFLTAVICVILALISKKILVNLGLSLLCFYALFYLLNG
- a CDS encoding Mpo1 family 2-hydroxy fatty acid dioxygenase, whose translation is MKTITEWFDEYSESHQNKTNKMIHWACVPAILFAIIGILAHFSATLTALIIVLTLVFYARLDLVLAVAMVALVAIMAWVIYLLPVGVGFYIGVFVLAWIGQFYGHKVEGKKPSFFKDLQFLLIGPVWCMDAYLAKVLPKWKTRQKLAV
- a CDS encoding DUF4850 domain-containing protein, with the protein product MIASMCVLLSIGYAHAGSEIFKPTFPQYDPSPNIHYAMKIENIGMVQLKRNKVAAVGVAIANPFSDDEKYYRDYDDCKVKSCKLNFDLSDSLSSKFKIVYFPGIGEILAPKDWKIMNADMGPSGVASAMLMSPKQDEAITVYNSSICAGCGMRPATLYFPNLTKESVKNEYGYVCDPHKYLTIVRPRKNLAYFSYQIPNYPNKTHGIAYYYSDGDFNFQEIQVTLKLQNQALATPILNFYQATH
- a CDS encoding amidohydrolase, with amino-acid sequence MFQWNSFKLGQFIAPIICISSFSLLSGCTHFSQTQNNAQPNVTIPPNTSSKLFYGGSILTMQGMSPHYVEALLISDGKITYAGSLKQAKQLKQNNTEEINLNQHTLLPGFIDAHSHLNSVGLQQTVANLYPTPDGTVTNIASLIQAMKDWQAKNPAFIQAASGWIIGNGYDDAQIDEKRHPTADDLDKISTTQPIIILHQSGHLASVNHKALEILKINKDTPNPDGGIIRRKKNSQVPDGVLEESAVFSAMGFAFSKVPPEIMQNMAKTALKTYIQNGYTTVQEGRADAGTSEMWRSFANIGQLPIDVVVYPDIMNEKAYMLKNGSSLNYQNHFRIGGVKISLDGSPQGKTAWLTKPYLIPPEGKAKDYRGYPAYPNIKTVQDAINLAYQNHWQILAHANGDAAIDQYIQTIESANTQYGKQDRRNVIIHAQTMREDQLDRAKDLGLIPSFFSLHTYYWGDWHKHETLGAERANRISPTGSALKRGIIFTEHHDAPVIPPKNMMVIDATVNRSTRSGDVLGEEQKVSPYIALKTVTDWAAYQYFEDKTKGTLEQGKLADLVVLDQDPLKVPSQRIKDIKIVATYKEGQKIYPLAQPTQQ
- a CDS encoding MFS transporter, translated to MDSNHSVSIGKNPTLAKTRKVIALGFATQGLGYATVMTALPTFKNRFKLSEDLLSIIILGVCIAAALGSVLADRLAVKLGSRFAIVIAFLFEAIGIAVAAFSSSVMVMVASFLLYGLGLGCLDAALNMQAVMMEQRLGKSALGGFFACYTAAAFLGAMIMSATVSTSFGATTALFIAVTIALMTALCSKKWLFQQRENSAVISETKNPIPQKQLWIFGLIILIAFTVDSAISTWSSIYLKDVLASSATVAPLGYAAYQIGILITRLSLDFILKFKNAAWLAVTTILIGAIGCAIAGIGHSLTFAILGFALAGVAVGALVPLTFSAAGRLDENRRDEVIARVNIFNYGGAVAGAVIVGLLANPIGYGPSFIALALCLLALLLFRKKLI
- a CDS encoding septal ring lytic transglycosylase RlpA family protein translates to MHASLKYMIALTMGLSMTQVNSEMVQSSYLNNDSESSSLASRVISKDSTNFNSHFSNLNSLSITERSADKVRRQTIAAKIQVPEDEPSVIDKLNEVASNTVRKFSQTGVASWYGRQFHGRKTASGETFDMNELTAAHRSLPLNCFIRVTNKDNGKSVVVKVNDRGPFHGNRVLDLSYGAAKRLGITNSGTGRVSIERVDGPNS
- the mltB gene encoding lytic murein transglycosylase B — protein: MFNLGFLQKVRNISFCAAAFSVTSFCQANDFANSPEYNNFKAKTMQTYGLSNEQVDWAMNGSRNLPNIIKIMDRPGESKPWYQYKTNFLAEGTIQKGVRFQNQYADTLNRAEQQFGVPQEIILGILGVETGYGANKGSFITRDALATLGFGYPRRAQYFQDELAALIAWSYKDGVPANSIVGSYAGAVGYPQFMPSNIPKFGVDYDGNGHVDLRNSAVDAIGSIANYLAQNGWQRDQPIAFLARYTGTNPESIIAKDLTQPVPYGSIKNLGIAPLNPAVKIDDLDLVNVIQLQDDFGPIYYITYPNFQVITTYNKSRMYATALWLLGTEITSR